Proteins from a single region of Esox lucius isolate fEsoLuc1 chromosome 13, fEsoLuc1.pri, whole genome shotgun sequence:
- the LOC105014401 gene encoding patatin-like phospholipase domain-containing protein 7 isoform X2, translating to MDDKVADKDEDSCSIYPVINRNLVPLGSEIKARMQHWVDYRTEMAMPVPLWTGVLIVAVLGVVAVSFICLVVFLFYRRYTQYKEQQPHYRFRKRDKVMFYGRKIMRKVQTLSSTSTPASTSGSQKQRIRKRTKVLSIARKILRIRREPSILLAKEPPPSLLEADLTEFDVQNSHLPSEVLYMLKNVRVLGHFEKPLFLELCRHMVFVQLHEMEPLFRPGDIDDSIYVVQDGRLELCIQESDGTDAVVKEVMPGDSVHSLLSILDVITGHSAPYKTVSARAATPSTILRLPAAAFQSVFEKYPETLVRVIQIIMVRLQRVTFLALHNYLGLTTELFNAESQAIPLVAVQHVIGEVNPNRCLHKQHSRSEESGHEKGTSHRLSHSEESGHEKGTSHRLSHSEESGHEKGTSHRLSHSEESGHEKGTSHRLSHSDESGHEKGTSHRLSHSEESGHDKWPSDTGFTPADLNMANQQAKVTDTPPASPRIPHKSILKKSVTMVQSPSAVFHYSVAGGGQAGHVHHSKVNAIFQAAKKDLQRLIQLQDASLLEGRVTLRQVKAGCVVNSQGDQDVSVQFVISGALHVYQRMIDREEDTLLFLTHPGEMVGHLAVLTGEPLIFSVRAHRDCTFLSISKAAFYEIMREEPRVVLNVAHTVVKRVSGFVRQIDFALDWMAVEAGRAVYRQGDKSDSTFIVLSGRLRSVIAKDDGKKELAGEYGRGDFIGVVEALTHMNRATTVHAVRDSELAKLPEGALSSIKRRYPQVVTRLIHLLGQKILGNMQQVKGPLATSGLALHTPTSKWDSGNPASNLSTVTILPVSEEVPLTAFTLELQHALSAIGPTLLLTSDIIKQRLGAAALDSVHEYRLSSWLGQQEDIHRIVLYQSDDTLTPWTQRSIRQADCIVIVGLGEAEPTVGELERMLEGSAVRAQKQLVLLHREDGPPPQGTVEWLNMRSWISKHLHLSCPHRVFSKKSLPKLREMYQRVFQKPPDRHSDFSRLARVLTGNTIALVLGGGGARGCSQVGILRALNEAGIPVDVVGGTSIGSLMGALYAEEKSNSLMRVRAREWAMDMGSLFKKLFDLTYPVTSMFSGASFNNSVRAVFKDKQIEDLWIPYFSITTDITASSMRVHTDGSLWRYTRASMSLSGYLPPLCDPKDGHLLMDGGYINNLPADVARSMGAKVVIAIDVGSQDETNLTNYGDSLSGWWLLWKRFNPLAERVQVLNMAEIQTRLAYVCCVRQLELVKDSEYCEYIRPPINHYGTLDFGKFDEIAEVGYQHGKTLFDVWSRSGVVDKMMKDRHQEEFHKTRSGNVVTCPNASFTDLAEIVSRIEPVKPVLVEELSDEYQTDYDDEAIESAISDLDMSNVNSGEEHTEEEETADTDEEIQIRVRQHQTKRAQNRNNSVDDA from the exons ATGGATGACAAGGTTGCTGATAAAGATGAGGACAGCTGCAGTATATACCCTGTAATAAACAGG AACCTGGTGCCACTTGGCAGTGAAATCAAGGCCAGGATGCAACATTGGGTGGATTATAGAACAGAGATGGCTATGCCAGTGCCATTG TGGACTGGTGTGTTGATCGTGGCTGTGCTGGGCGTGGTGGCAGTGTCCTTCATCTGccttgttgtgtttttattctaCAGAAGATACACACAGTACA AGGAGCAGCAGCCTCATTATCGCTTCAGGAAAAGAGACAAAGTCATGTTTTATGGCAGAAAGATCATGAGAAAG GTGCAGACATTGTCCTCTACCTCAACCCCTGCCTCTACATCAGGCTCACAAAAGCAGCGAATCAGAAAGAGAACTAAAGTCCTGTCTATAGCAAGAAA GATCCTACGCATTAGGAGGGAACCCTCCATCCTCCTGGCGAAAgagccccctccctctctcctggaGGCTGACCTCACAGAGTTTGACGTACAAAACTCTCATCTTCCCTCTGAAGTGCTCTACATGCTAAAGAATGTCAG GGTCCTGGGCCACTTTGAGAAGCCTCTGTTTTTGGAGCTGTGTCGTCACATGGTTTTTGTTCAGCTCCATGAGATGGAGCCCCTCTTTCGACCGGGGGACATTGACGACAGCATCTACGTGGTGCAAGATGGCCGCCTGGAGCTCTGCATTCAGGAGAGT GATGGGACAGATGCAGTGGTAAAGGAGGTGATGCCAGGAGACAGTGTTCACAGTCTTCTCAGTATCCTGGATGTCATCACT GGTCACTCAGCACCTTACAAGACAGTGTCTGCCAGAGCTGCAACCCCTTCCACTATACTCCGTCTACCAGCCGCTGCCTTCCAGTCTGTGTTCGAGAAATACCCAGAGACTCTGGTCCGCGTTATTCAG ATCATCATGGTGCGCCTGCAGAGAGTGACCTTTCTAGCCCTTCACAACTACCTGGGCCTTACCACTGAGCTCTTCAATGCA GAGAGCCAGGCGATCCCACTAGTGGCTGTGCAACATGTGATTGGTGAAGTTAATCCGAACAGGTGTCTACACAAGCAGCACTCCCGGTCTGAAGAGTCTGGCCACGAGAAAGGGACTTCTCACAGACTGTCTCATTCTGAAGAGTCTGGCCACGAGAAAGGGACTTCTCACAGACTGTCTCATTCTGAAGAGTCTGGCCACGAGAAAGGGACTTCTCACAGACTGTCTCATTCTGAAGAGTCTGGCCACGAGAAAGGGACTTCTCACAGACTGTCTCATTCTGACGAGTCTGGCCATGAGAAAGGGACTTCTCACAGACTGTCTCATTCTGAAGAGTCTGGCCATGACAAGTGGCCAAGTGACACAG GCTTCACACCGGCTGACCTCAACATGGCTAATCAACAAGCCAAAGTAACCGACACACCACCGGCCAGTCCACGCATTCCTCACAAG TCCATTCTGAAGAAGAGCGTGACCATGGTACAAAGTCCCTCTGCTGTGTTCCACTACTCGGTGGCTGGAGGAGGTCAGGCAGGTCACGTCCACCACAGCAAGGTCAACGCCATCTTTCAGGCTGCCAAGAAGGACCTGCAACGCCTCATACAACTCCAG GATGCCAGCCTCCTGGAGGGCAGGGTGACTCTGCGTCAGGTCAAGGCTGGATGTGTGGTGAACAGCCAGGGGGACcag GATGTGAGTGTGCAGTTTGTGATCTCGGGGGCGCTTCACGTGTACCAGCGAATGATTGACCGCGAGGAGGACACACTGCTGTTTCTGACCCACCCGGGCGAGATGGTTGGTCACCTGGCCGTGCTGACTGGTGAACCTCTCATCTTCAGCGTCCGAGCGCACAGGGACTGCACCTTCCTGTCCATCTCCAAAGCTGCCTTCTATGA GATCATGCGCGAGGAGCCCAGAGTGGTGCTGAATGTGGCTCACACTGTGGTGAAGAGAGTGTCTGGCTTCGTCAGGCAGATTGACTTTGCTCTGGACTGGATGGCTGTGGAGGCGGGCAGGGCTGTCTACAG GCAAGGAGACAAGTCAGACAGCACATTCATCGTTCTCAGTGGCCGCCTGCGTTCTGTCATTGCAAAGGATGATGGGAAGAAGGAGCTGGCAGGGGAGTATGGACGGGGTGACTTCATAGGGGTG GTAGAGGCTCTGACCCATATGAACCGAGCCACTACGGTCCATGCTGTCAGGGACTCTGAGCTCGCCAAACTGCCTGAGGGGGCCCTGAGCTCCATCAAAAGGAGGTATCCCCAGGTAGTGACCCGACTCATCCACCTGCTGGGACAAAAGATCCTTGGGAACATGCAGCAGGTTAAAGGACCCTTGGCAA CTAGTGGTCTGGCCCTCCACACACCCACCAGTAAGTGGGATTCAGGGAACCCAGCATCTAACCTCTCCACAGTGACCATCCTGCCGGTTTCAGAGGAGGTGCCTCTCACAGCCTTCACGCTGGAGCTGCAGCATGCTCTCAGTGCCATTG GTCCAACCTTACTCTTGACCAGTGACATCATCAAACAGCGACTGGGTGCTGCTGCACTGGACAG TGTGCATGAGTACCGTCTGTCCAGTTGGCTGGGCCAGCAGGAAGACATCCACCGCATCGTTCTCTACCAGTCCGACGACACGCTGACCCCGTGGACCCAGCGCTCCATCCGCCAGGCCGACTGCATCGTCATTGTGGGTTTGGGAGAGGCTGAACCCACCGTGGGCGAG TTGGAGCGAATGCTGGAGGGCAGTGCGGTGAGGGCCCAGAAGCAGCTGGTGTTGTTACACAGGGAGGATGGCCCGCCGCCCCAGGGCACTGTGGAGTGGCTCAACATGAGGAGCTGGATCTCCAAACACCTGCACCTTTCCTGTCCACACAGGGTCTTCTCTAAGAAGAGCCTGCCTAAACTG AGAGAGATGTACCAGCGTGTGTTCCAGAAACCTCCGGACCGCCACTCAGACTTCAGCCGCCTGGCCAGAGTCCTAACGGGCAACACCATTGCCCTGGTGCTGGGGGGAGGGGGCGCTAG GGGCTGCTCTCAAGTCGGCATCCTGCGGGCACTCAATGAGGCAGGAATCCCAGTAGACGTGGTGGGTGGCACCTCAATAGGATCCTTGATGGGAGCGCTGTATGCCGAGGAGAAAAGCAACAGCCTTATGAGGGTCCGAGCCCGCGAGTGGGCCATG GACATGGGATCCCTCTTCAAGAAGTTATTCGACCTGACGTACCCAGTGACTTCCATGTTCTCTGGAGCCTCCTTCAACAACAGTGTCAGAGCTGTCTTCAAGGACAAACAAATCGAG GACCTGTGGATCCCCTACTTCAGCATCACGACAGATATCACCGCTTCATCCATGCGGGTTCACACAGACG GTTCCCTGTGGAGGTACACGCGTGCCAGCATGTCCCTGTCTGGCTACCTGCCTCCCCTCTGTGACCCTAAAGATGGACACCTACTCATGGATGGGGGCTACATCAATAACCTACCCG CTGACGTAGCTCGCTCTATGGGGGCCAAAGTCGTGATCGCCATCGACGTGGGCAGCCAGGACGAAACTAACCTCACCAACTACGGTGACTCACTGTCTGGCTGGTGGTTGTTATGGAAACGCTTCAACCCCCTGGCAGAGAGAGTCCAG GTCCTGAACATGGCTGAGATCCAGACCCGGTTGGCCTATGTGTGCTGTGTTCGTCAGCTGGAGTTGGTTAAAGACAGCGAGTACTGCGAGTACATCCGGCCACCTATCAATCACTATGGCACCTTAGATTTTGGCAAGTTTGACGAGATCGCT